TATATCATAATCAAAATCTAACTTTGCTCAACAAAGCAATATAACAGCATAAGAACCCTAAAAGAGAGAAATAAAACAAGGAAATCAAAAGTATTGAGTAAAGAAGTTTACCATATCCATCTTCAACAAGGAAATTAAAAGTATGATGATCACAGTTGTAGGTGAACTTGTTATTAGTAGAAGGAAGTTTTTGAAGACATTGAGTTGCAATCGCTGGAAAATTACCAGTAAACTCTGTATATTCAGCTAATATCATTGTTCCTCTCGCGACAAAACTATATATAAACGATTCTTGActcatattttctttcttttttcttctaaatcaatattcactgtgTAAAGAAGaacgtatatatatatagagagagagagagaggagaagAACCCTGAACTTGAATTTGAAGATCCAGTTGTTTGTTGGATGTTGGGgaggtgttttttttttattgtttgtttcttttcttttctttttacatttaaaatgggtttttatttatttattgagggTATGTTTTTTGTGCAAGTAAAGTCAAAATACTGTAGAGTTTGAAACTTCGAAGACGTGTGAAATTGAGTCTTGAGACAAATATTCTGTCAAGCTTGTTGCGGCTTAATCAACAAAAGACTTATTAAAATCTTCCTTTTTTACTTTTGTTTAAGCGGATCCTTCGGTGAATTCAAAAAATCAAACATATCAACGACATATATAAAATGATTATTTCGGGGCAACAAAACATGCCAATAAAATTATAATCCTACCAAGTCTCTAGCTCCGGTAGATTATTTTCTTTATGAGCCCATTGATCATACCTTTAAATTTCGGCAACCACGGTACAATTGAAAAACAGAAGAAATTcgcttcaaacaaaaaaaataaaatatcttgAAATTGTCTATCATCCTAGTcatctttttttaattaagaaCATATTtcatttattaaaattaattctAATATAATGAATAATTATTTTTagatctaataaaatcttaaaattactaaacataaaatttacatttaataagaaaatgatcacagacgacaccattggagatgaataaCTTTTTTCACCTAAACTTAAAGAAAACTTGGAATAaagatgtcttgtttgtgttgccacataggaaatacatgcaacaaccattggagaagctctaagaagCCTCGAGACATTTCAAGGTCAATTGTTCATTAAGCCAAAAGCGTGTGATCAAATCTTCTATGCCTTTGACTATGCCATAACTTCatagttaagaaaaaaaaattaagactaGAAAACAGGGAATGAATCTTGGTCCAAATGTTCCAGGTGCTAATGAAGAAGACGCTACAAATGTAGTGCACAAATTCCATACAAAGTTTCAATGAATGTGTCCATTTTTAGTCATCCTAATATCACCTTCATAAGAAGAAGGTAAAATAGAATGCCAAACCCAAAAGAATATGAACTCAGTAGTAAGGGCTGTAAACTTGGGTTTAAGAAAGTCCCCTCCTCCCTTAATAGGTGAAACTTTACAACCAATAACTTTTTACAGCCAATAACCACTTTAAAGCAAAGAATATGATGGTTTTAACCTTAAGCATGACCCCTCACGTACACAGGGCCATAAACTGTTAGACGAAGGGCCACCTTTTTTGTAGACTTAAGCCAAATACAATTGACTAAAAAGTGAAATTGTTAGAAAAGCAAAAATTTTGGCCTTgacctttttctttcttctgttaCAGATACATGGACGATCTCCACCACCATTCTCCACCGAGAACCATCAATATTTATGCCTCTACCTCTACTCTTACTTTtatcacaatatttttttttttcgatcGATGTTCTTATTCATTATCATTACTGCTTCTTAATTATCCCTTAGTAAATCAATTGCGCAAATCTCAGTCAGGTTTTCATCATTAACATCCATCAAATTTATTGTTCTTCGGTACAAAACTTGAACTAAGGATTTACTTTAGGGTTTACacataaataaataagaaaatttaAGATTTATATTGCAtatgaaactgattttcaatttagggttatgATTATATGATAACAATTCAACAAAAAGTAAATTTTTGAATGGAAGCACTCAGGGTTTTTCTTTGTCGAACCAAAACAGATCTCTAAATGTACATGAAAGTGAAtgataaatttgaaaaaaaaaaatatatgtatatataattgTATTATGATTCCTTCTTTATTTTACAGAGCaaattgttagagcgttgctcggtcgaactcgcatgcgttgctatctcaagcatatttgtcaatgttagtgatcaaagctataagtcttgatttctagtctactatagctaagtctcggactaggatagaaagtgtagttgagctcaaggaccccatggaaatcatcatacaagacgaaggactactcaaggaactggtggaacttcatcgactaaaaggtatgtggagacttgaacttatctatcactcaaaagtctatctactctatctcctatcatgagacaaaagtcgctttgatatatatactttgattatacacatttgctatttcgagacgagattatctcgcctatctatttctcgaaatctgtgtaggtaagctttcgctttggccaagttcatctttacctagtgacgaaagtcatgatatgcttcaatcactttgaaaattgctttgacgaaaaatgaatTGTGAATAactactatataacgtcctctaagaatgtttcaatgattgaaatgggagcttagattatataaccaatgttggatataagcattgtgtggcaacacatatatgtataagtcctttttccttgaaccgaaatttgcgaactttgttgatcaagagaaccggaacaagagtcgtgaactcagtccgcgaactagcggaagttctcgacccgagaatatcttctGGAGTTTGATAACTCcatcgggaacttaagtccgcgaactaagtctgcgaacttaagttagttatatctaaagacgattgtttgtgaacttatttatattaactaaggaatgctaaatgcaaaccgtggctgttgGAGCAAAATTAATCaccccaacaatcttcgagatttGTGTGTGTTGATCAAATCTCCACCGTCGCTTTATTTCTCCAGAGATGTTGATGAAAAAtgagggggtacctgcaaagacactctgaTGTTTAAGTCAGAGAGAGCTCTAGACAGGTTTTTTTAGAAGAGAAAAGTAATTCTGATTGTGTCCTTTGAGTTGATTTtcaacctctatttataggcagaaaTCAAATCAAACTGTTAAGATTTGTGGTTATCCCAAATAACCACCTAGATTCATCCTTATCCCATAAGATTTGTGGTTATCTTCTATAACCACCTGGATTCATCCTTATCTCATAAGATTTGTGGTTATCTTTAACAACCACCTGGATTTGTATCTATCCTCACAAGATTTATGCAAATCTCAAAAGATCCATgtttatctctttgagatttgaaCTAATCTCAAActggtttccataacaaaccatTGGGCCACAAAATAAACCcaattgggcttccataataatccCGGAGGGTTCAGGATTCCTTAATAAGTCCGgttgggcttctttaataagctaTTTTTGTCTCCTTTTATAAACAGCTGGGCTTCTACAATAAACCCAGCTGGGCTtccttaataagccatttttggcttctttactaaaccactgggtttccttaataaacccagttgggcttctttaataagccaattatgatttctttactaaaccactgggtttccttaataaacccagttgggcttctttaataagccatttatTGGTTTCTTTACTAAACCACTGGGTGTCCTTaataaacccagttgggcttctttaataagccaattatggtttctttactaaaccactgggtttccttaataaaccccgttggacttctttaataagccaattATGATTTCGAGGCGTTTGTGTGTCCCGTACGTACACCATTTTATGATGGTacaacatcgccccctcttaatcttCAATTTGTTGATGGGTTAAGAAAAATGAAATTCCCTTTATGCCAGAAGACAAACAACGCCGGAAAGCTTCGAAAGCCCCTAAGCATGTGTCGTTGATTACTGCAAAATTGAGTCCATTTTTACCTGGCAATTTCCGTGCGTTTGGGACTAATATGTGCATGGGGCTAATTGTCATGGACCCTTCTCTTTTTGACACGTGCTCATGTTGGTACTACATAGCCACTTCAGTAGGATCCCATTTCCATAAAAGAGAAATATTACTTTCTTGTACTATCATTTATCTCAAAATCAAATAACGAAAAAATCCTCCCACTCTTCCGCACATGGAAACGCATGCTCAACATGTGGTAAGAGTTTATCCAGCGCGCGTGATCCTTCTTATGGATGAACCCATTTAGCCTTATACTTGCACGAGTGTGAACAACTTCCAAGCCTAGGTGTCAATTTCCAACGTCTTTTTGAAGTGAGAAAACCTCTACGCCCTGTCCACGTCAAATGAGTTTCATATCAGAATTTCCACCAAATATACTTATCCTGCATCATGATATATCAGATGATGTCCATATCTTTTTGAATCCCTGATGTCTATCTTTCGCAGCCTTAACTTTGGATTTTCTTTGACATCCCCTGGATGACAGAGAATCACGCCGTAACGATCCAAGAACATGGATGATTGCTTCCGACTATAAATGTAGCTATTAAACTTTGCTGTCATTTTTTGTTTGGCTCGTAGTGTATCCATGCTGTtagagaaaatattttctaggaTGCATCTGTCGGAAAGTATCTTTTTTAGATGTAAACGAATTTCAGCTTTGATATTCTGGAATCTCCATTAGATCTTTTGAATGCAATTAAATTTTCTTACGTCTCTTGGAATTGCCGTATATAAACCGCATATTATCTTGGTATCTTCCCATTCCAGCATCTGAGTTCGTTGACGAGTCCTCTGTTTTTTAGAGTAAGCTTTTAGATCTTTCCTTGCAGTGTataattttatttcttcattaGCGATCATGATTTACTAATTCCAACTTCTATTTTTCCAGATTCAAGTGTTGATGTGTTCTCGAAACATCAAGGTATGCTGATTCTTCCCAGCAATTTCTAACTGAATGCACATTTTCATTCCAGCAATGGAGTTTAAATGATATCCACTAACTTTCGTTTTATGTCTTCGCATGTATATGTAGTATGACGAAAACAAGGATGACCTGTGGGGAAAAACCATGCTCAATATTGTTTTCAATGGCGCCAGCCGGTCATGCAAAAGATATCCCTATCTTGATAAGTGATGACGATGAGATGGAGCATGATTCTCCTTCATACTCTCCAGCTACTCACTCCAATTACCACTTTGATGCAAATCAAATGACTCAGCAACCCATGACAGCTACGTCTTTGAACCATCCTACCATTGATGATCCTTTGAATGGTGCCATTAAGGCTAATGGTTCAGTCACAGCAACTCAGTCAAATGACCATTGTAATGCAAACCCTCCTATTAATGCAACTGAGGAAAAATACCCTTTTAACGCTGACATATTCATACCGATTCCGATCAAGAGAAATGACAATCCCATGACTCATGAGGATTCTGCTATTTTAGATCCCTTTGTAGCTCGTGGGTTGATCGACACTTCTATGTTACCCGTCGACAGGGGCTTGTTTGACTGGATCGATGATACTTGCGTCGTTCTGGACAAAGTGAAGCAGTGTAGCTTTGAGGTGAACGAACACTTTGTTTCAGTTTCAACTAAATAAGCATGCATACTGTTAATTCCATGTTTAACATTTTCCTTTGAATTTCAGATGCAAGCTCTCCTTCGCCGATCACAGATTTTGCACATGCAAGAGGTAACCGGAAAGGATGCTAGAATCGCAGGGCTTTGTGCAACAATAGCCGAAAAGAATGCTAGAATTACAAAACTTCGCGATACACTAGTTGACAGAAACTTGGAGTTGTATCAGAAAGAACAATGGTTGTTCGAGGAATATACCAGGAACGAGAAGTTGGAGATGGAAAGTAAAGATGGTGTCGGTATCGAAG
This DNA window, taken from Papaver somniferum cultivar HN1 chromosome 3, ASM357369v1, whole genome shotgun sequence, encodes the following:
- the LOC113360039 gene encoding uncharacterized protein LOC113360039 → MAPAGHAKDIPILISDDDEMEHDSPSYSPATHSNYHFDANQMTQQPMTATSLNHPTIDDPLNGAIKANGSVTATQSNDHCNANPPINATEEKYPFNADIFIPIPIKRNDNPMTHEDSAILDPFVARGLIDTSMLPVDRGLFDWIDDTCVVLDKVKQCSFEMQALLRRSQILHMQEVTGKDARIAGLCATIAEKNARITKLRDTLVDRNLELYQKEQWLFEEYTRNEKLEMESKDGVGIEEELRITKEKLKEAAEFAYNYDPEDDDYEPEEISSKQE